One window of Mesorhizobium sp. WSM4904 genomic DNA carries:
- a CDS encoding hybrid sensor histidine kinase/response regulator — protein sequence MTVEAARMDMHGSRQGAAMAAVHVVRRLREAGDWQREMDGILETLCRSMDCQRGILFRLRELPGQGFAQSVSAYWIDPAFGGELASPTVIMQSIINSDPLLERLQEDERQGKVFAGHTRNLEGFLRADFEKQSIKSFISVSVFAHGHLWGTLAVNDCVAEREWTDEEEATLHIIALAIGDAIEHSPSEAHASEVIRRTMLQASLDAIIVIDEAGSIIEFNPAAEKMFGFRRSDILGKDLLDTIVPIYYRKGYASGADYMAGRGAPMVNQRLETVTQNAAGEIFPIELTATEMRVADRRLIFGSIRDLREKLRAEEEINRQREKLHQNEKMAAMGSLLAGVSHELNNPLAVVVAQSTLLHEFAADPQTKVRAEKVRAAAERCGRIVKSFLSMVRLHPTEQAETDLNQVMRAALEVTAYGARSSGIIIDTDFANGPLLAMADADHVTQVAANFLINSQHALAGVTGERRIKVRTFRSDRGNPGFSVEDNGPGIPEAIRSRIFESYFTTKPVGVGTGIGLSISKSIVERHNGNIWFEEVEPHGARFVVQLPAITGDAAKAGEGPARSSGLRHALIIDDEPDVAASLSDILELMGVKSRIVASWRSAGEVLGGHVSPDIVFSDLRMPGTSGISIYRELLAERPVLAKRFVLVTGDMIGAKAEIESQPPQQRPHILEKPFSTLDVRGILSTVAEETAVDDGAHI from the coding sequence ATGACAGTTGAGGCCGCACGGATGGACATGCACGGCTCCCGTCAGGGCGCCGCGATGGCGGCCGTCCATGTCGTTCGCCGCTTGCGCGAGGCGGGCGACTGGCAGCGCGAGATGGACGGCATACTGGAGACGCTGTGCCGCTCGATGGATTGCCAACGCGGCATTCTTTTTCGTCTGCGCGAGCTCCCGGGCCAGGGCTTTGCGCAGTCCGTTTCAGCCTACTGGATCGACCCCGCCTTCGGCGGCGAGCTCGCATCGCCCACGGTGATCATGCAGTCGATCATCAACTCGGATCCGCTGCTGGAGCGGCTGCAGGAAGACGAGCGCCAGGGCAAGGTCTTTGCCGGCCACACGCGCAACCTCGAGGGTTTCCTGCGGGCCGATTTCGAGAAGCAGAGCATAAAATCCTTCATTTCCGTATCCGTCTTCGCCCACGGCCATCTTTGGGGCACGCTCGCCGTCAACGACTGCGTCGCCGAGCGCGAATGGACCGACGAGGAAGAGGCGACGCTGCACATCATCGCGCTCGCCATCGGTGATGCCATCGAGCACTCGCCTTCGGAGGCCCACGCCAGCGAGGTCATCCGCCGCACCATGCTGCAAGCCTCGCTCGACGCCATCATCGTCATCGACGAGGCGGGCTCGATCATCGAGTTCAATCCCGCCGCCGAGAAGATGTTCGGCTTCCGACGCAGCGACATCCTCGGCAAGGACCTGCTCGACACCATCGTGCCGATCTACTACCGCAAGGGCTATGCCTCGGGTGCCGACTACATGGCCGGCCGCGGCGCGCCGATGGTCAACCAGCGGCTGGAGACCGTGACCCAGAACGCGGCCGGCGAGATCTTTCCGATCGAGCTGACCGCGACGGAGATGCGGGTCGCCGACCGCCGGCTGATCTTCGGCTCGATCCGCGACCTGCGCGAAAAGCTGCGCGCCGAGGAAGAGATCAACCGCCAGCGCGAGAAGCTGCATCAGAACGAGAAGATGGCGGCGATGGGCTCGCTGCTCGCCGGCGTCTCGCACGAGCTCAACAATCCGCTCGCCGTGGTGGTGGCGCAATCGACGCTGCTGCATGAATTCGCTGCCGATCCGCAGACCAAGGTGCGCGCCGAGAAGGTGCGCGCCGCCGCCGAGCGCTGCGGCCGCATCGTCAAGAGCTTCCTGTCGATGGTGCGCCTGCATCCGACCGAGCAGGCCGAAACCGACCTCAACCAGGTGATGCGTGCGGCGCTTGAGGTCACCGCCTACGGCGCGCGCTCCAGCGGCATCATCATCGATACCGATTTTGCCAATGGTCCGCTGCTCGCCATGGCCGACGCCGACCATGTCACACAGGTCGCGGCCAATTTCCTCATCAACAGCCAGCACGCGCTGGCCGGCGTCACCGGCGAACGGCGCATCAAGGTGCGGACTTTCCGCAGCGACCGCGGGAACCCCGGCTTTTCGGTCGAGGACAACGGTCCAGGCATTCCCGAGGCGATCCGCTCGCGCATCTTCGAATCCTATTTCACCACCAAGCCGGTCGGCGTCGGCACCGGCATCGGTCTGTCGATCTCCAAGTCGATCGTCGAGCGCCACAACGGCAACATCTGGTTCGAGGAGGTTGAGCCGCACGGCGCGCGCTTCGTCGTGCAGCTGCCGGCGATCACCGGCGATGCCGCGAAAGCCGGCGAAGGCCCGGCGCGCTCCAGCGGGCTGCGCCATGCGCTGATCATCGACGACGAGCCCGACGTCGCCGCTTCGCTCTCCGACATACTGGAGCTGATGGGGGTGAAGTCGCGGATCGTCGCAAGCTGGAGGTCCGCCGGCGAGGTGCTGGGCGGGCACGTGTCGCCCGACATCGTCTTTTCGGACCTGCGCATGCCGGGCACCAGCGGCATATCGATCTACCGTGAATTGCTCGCCGAGCGGCCCGTGCTGGCCAAGCGCTTCGTGCTCGTCACCGGCGACATGATCGGCGCCAAGGCGGAAATCGAGTCCCAGCCGCCGCAGCAGCGTCCGCATATCCTGGAGAAACCGTTCTCGACACTCGACGTCCGCGGCATCCTATCGACCGTTGCCGAGGAGACAGCTGTCGATGACGGCGCCCATATCTGA
- a CDS encoding response regulator transcription factor, protein MKARIIVVEDEPDLREAVAEYLGASGYDVDTAENAAEARSLIEAQSFHLAILDIAMPGEDGLSLGRWLRSKTQIGIIYATAAGTALDRIVGLELGADDYIVKPYELREVLARVRSVLRRVPQPAAPQAAKAETGTRRFMNFGGFQADFDGRLVTGANGVVIEMAKSEFDVLEVFLTRANRLLTRAAISEAIGFVEDPESSRAVDIRIMRLRKKIEADPANPKFLRTVRGEGYIFSLPTSDSN, encoded by the coding sequence GTGAAGGCGCGCATCATCGTCGTCGAGGACGAGCCGGACCTGAGGGAGGCGGTTGCCGAGTATCTCGGCGCCAGCGGCTATGACGTCGACACGGCCGAGAATGCCGCCGAGGCGCGCAGCCTGATCGAGGCGCAGTCCTTCCATCTCGCCATACTCGACATCGCCATGCCCGGCGAGGACGGACTGTCGCTCGGCCGCTGGCTGCGCTCCAAGACCCAGATCGGCATCATCTATGCCACCGCGGCCGGCACCGCGCTCGACCGCATCGTCGGGCTGGAGCTCGGCGCCGACGACTACATCGTCAAGCCCTATGAGTTGCGCGAGGTGCTGGCGAGGGTCCGCAGCGTGCTTCGCCGCGTGCCGCAGCCGGCGGCACCTCAGGCCGCGAAGGCCGAGACCGGCACACGCCGCTTCATGAATTTCGGTGGCTTCCAGGCCGATTTCGACGGCCGGCTCGTCACCGGCGCCAACGGCGTGGTCATCGAGATGGCCAAGAGCGAATTCGATGTGCTGGAGGTTTTCCTCACCCGCGCCAACCGCCTTTTGACGCGGGCGGCGATCTCGGAAGCGATCGGCTTCGTGGAAGACCCCGAATCGTCGCGCGCGGTCGACATCCGCATCATGCGTCTCAGGAAAAAGATCGAGGCGGACCCCGCCAATCCGAAATTCCTGCGCACGGTGCGCGGCGAAGGCTATATCTTCTCGCTGCCGACCAGCGACAGCAACTGA
- a CDS encoding response regulator transcription factor — protein sequence MAARSVVALVSVAEVVAGDLADHLDRRGHDVRQARQPWEAESLLSAGGIDVVVVGDDVSQAEGRELLKRYGGEGGSDFILICRPADLVDKVLALELGAADVVESPLNVRELAARIGGLLTRRGRNTQELIVLENATVDLRSAMVMHRSGAEDQLSPGQVALLRLFLASPRKVLTRDDIIAAAPAENADAFDRSIDSRIVRLRRKLDTETITTIRGAGYRFDPPTPRTD from the coding sequence ATGGCAGCACGGTCCGTCGTCGCGCTCGTATCCGTTGCGGAGGTGGTGGCCGGCGACCTTGCCGACCATCTCGACCGGCGCGGGCACGATGTGCGCCAAGCGCGCCAGCCCTGGGAGGCGGAGTCGCTGCTTTCGGCAGGGGGCATCGACGTCGTGGTCGTCGGAGACGATGTGAGCCAGGCGGAGGGGCGCGAGCTGCTCAAGCGCTATGGCGGCGAAGGCGGCTCCGACTTCATCCTGATCTGCCGGCCGGCCGATCTCGTCGACAAGGTGCTGGCGCTGGAGCTCGGCGCCGCAGACGTGGTGGAAAGCCCCCTCAACGTGCGCGAGCTCGCAGCGCGCATCGGCGGCCTGCTGACGCGGCGCGGCCGCAACACCCAGGAACTGATCGTGCTGGAGAACGCCACCGTCGATCTGAGGTCGGCGATGGTGATGCATCGCTCCGGCGCCGAGGATCAGCTGTCGCCGGGGCAGGTGGCGCTGCTGAGACTGTTTCTGGCGAGCCCGCGCAAGGTGCTGACGCGCGACGACATCATCGCCGCCGCGCCCGCCGAGAATGCCGATGCTTTCGACCGCTCGATCGATTCGCGCATCGTGAGGCTGCGCCGCAAGCTCGATACCGAGACCATCACCACGATCAGGGGCGCCGGCTATCGGTTCGATCCGCCGACGCCGCGCACCGACTGA
- a CDS encoding L,D-transpeptidase: MHTAISAKLINITAAALTGAALLFGGNVAHANQIVARVSLSQQTMEVMVDGRPTFAWKVSTGDRAHVTPTGSFKPTRLHEMWYSKKYDNAPMPHSVFFSGGYAVHATYAINRLGRPASHGCVRLHPDAAADFYQLVEAFGPANTSIVIVK; this comes from the coding sequence ATGCATACCGCCATTTCAGCCAAGCTCATCAACATCACCGCCGCCGCGCTCACTGGCGCGGCACTGCTTTTCGGCGGCAACGTCGCTCATGCCAACCAGATCGTCGCCCGGGTTTCGCTGTCGCAGCAGACCATGGAAGTGATGGTCGACGGCCGCCCGACCTTCGCCTGGAAAGTCTCGACCGGCGACAGAGCGCATGTCACGCCGACGGGGTCATTCAAGCCGACCCGCCTGCACGAGATGTGGTACTCGAAAAAGTACGACAACGCGCCGATGCCGCATTCGGTGTTCTTCAGCGGCGGCTATGCCGTGCATGCGACCTACGCCATCAACCGCCTCGGCCGGCCTGCCTCGCATGGTTGCGTGCGCCTGCATCCCGATGCCGCGGCCGATTTCTATCAGCTCGTCGAGGCCTTCGGCCCCGCCAACACCAGCATCGTCATCGTCAAGTGA
- a CDS encoding efflux RND transporter permease subunit → MSFSDIFIRRPVLSTVLACMILLLGFQAIFNLSIRQYPKVDETAITITTAYPGASADLIQGFISAPIARAVASTENIDYVTSSSRPSSSTVTVQMKLGSNPDVALTEVLSKVQGVRGTLPDAAKDPVIVKGTGQQFAMMYISMQNPNMTKEQLTEYIERVIRPRISTVEGVADVQIFGAEEYSMRVWIDPIRLAARSATAADVLTAINNSNFLSAPGNTQNEYVVSSITVHSTLQTPEAFSQLPIRSTDGQVVRLRDVARVELGAASTDTRVSFNGKPGTFLAIFPTPAANPLTTAAAVTKLVPQIQETLPKGMTIEVVYDATEQISASIEEVFKTIGEAVAIVIVVILLFLGSFRSVMMPIVTIPLSLIGVCFILFSVGYSINLLSLLAMVLAIGLVVDDAIVVVENIHRHMEEEHMSPMQAAFNGMREIFSAIIAMTITLAAVFAPLAFTGGLTGALFREFAVTLAGSVVLSGLIAVTITPMMSARLLKAGAHGRFQRIVDGTFGRVERVYERAVSASLRNRPVTLIIVVALVALTGFMFTKTSTELAPEEDQGFLLSLVTAPRYATSDYTETYVNQILGLVKDIPETRAQFSAVAFGGQTNSAFVGFAFKDWADRKRSSKELQADITGRLAKVAGVQAFVFAPPTLPGSGGGLPISMVVRSTGDPSEVFDEAEKIKNKAQASGRFIVVQNSMAYDAPQVTVTIDRERAAALNLPIADIGSTLTLLVGGAEVAQFDRDSNSYDIIPQVPQEFRDNPDKLGEYFVRSVDGKMVPLSAVVRISTNASPAAIEQFNQLNSATITALPLPGVTTGDGLKVLEDLARETLPDTFFVDYSGQSRQEKEQGNTILIAFAAAVIVIYLVLAAQFESFRDPLIIMMAVPLSIFGAIVPLNIGLGTLNIYTQVGLITLIGLITKHGILLVEFANQQREIHGMRRRDAIIASAKVRLRPILMTTAAMALGVVPLIISSGAGAAARYSMGLVIFTGILVGTMFTLFVVPMFYTFIASKDLPHLAEKPDPKLMPALPT, encoded by the coding sequence ATGAGCTTCTCCGATATCTTCATTCGCCGCCCCGTCCTCTCGACGGTGCTGGCCTGCATGATCCTGCTCCTGGGTTTCCAGGCCATCTTCAACCTGTCGATCCGCCAATATCCGAAGGTGGACGAGACGGCGATCACCATCACCACGGCCTACCCGGGGGCGAGCGCCGACCTGATCCAGGGCTTCATCTCCGCGCCGATCGCGCGTGCCGTCGCCTCGACCGAGAACATCGACTACGTGACCTCGTCGAGCCGGCCGTCTTCCAGCACCGTGACCGTGCAGATGAAGCTCGGCTCCAATCCCGACGTCGCGCTGACCGAGGTGCTTTCCAAGGTTCAGGGCGTGCGCGGCACCCTGCCGGATGCCGCCAAGGACCCCGTGATCGTCAAGGGCACCGGCCAGCAGTTCGCGATGATGTATATCTCGATGCAGAATCCGAACATGACCAAGGAGCAGCTCACCGAGTATATCGAGCGCGTCATTCGGCCTCGCATTTCGACGGTGGAAGGCGTCGCCGACGTGCAGATCTTCGGCGCCGAGGAATATTCCATGCGCGTCTGGATCGATCCGATCAGGCTTGCCGCCCGCAGCGCCACCGCCGCCGACGTGCTGACCGCGATCAACAACTCCAACTTCCTGTCCGCGCCCGGCAACACCCAGAACGAGTATGTGGTCTCCTCGATCACCGTGCATTCGACCTTGCAGACGCCGGAGGCGTTCTCGCAGCTCCCGATCCGCTCGACCGACGGTCAGGTCGTGCGCCTGCGCGACGTGGCGCGCGTCGAACTCGGCGCCGCAAGCACCGACACCAGGGTGAGCTTCAACGGCAAGCCCGGCACCTTCCTGGCCATCTTCCCGACGCCGGCGGCCAACCCGTTGACGACCGCGGCGGCGGTCACCAAGCTCGTGCCGCAGATCCAGGAGACGCTGCCGAAAGGTATGACGATCGAGGTCGTCTACGACGCCACCGAGCAGATCAGCGCCTCGATCGAAGAGGTGTTCAAGACCATCGGCGAGGCGGTCGCCATCGTCATCGTGGTCATCCTCCTGTTCCTTGGCTCGTTCCGCTCGGTGATGATGCCGATCGTCACCATCCCGCTGTCGCTGATCGGCGTTTGCTTCATCCTTTTTTCGGTCGGCTACTCGATCAACCTCTTGTCGCTGCTCGCCATGGTGCTGGCGATCGGCCTCGTCGTCGACGACGCCATCGTGGTGGTGGAAAACATCCATCGCCACATGGAAGAGGAACACATGTCGCCCATGCAGGCGGCCTTCAACGGCATGCGCGAAATCTTCTCGGCAATCATCGCCATGACCATCACGCTGGCCGCCGTGTTCGCGCCGCTTGCCTTCACCGGCGGCCTGACCGGCGCACTGTTTCGCGAATTCGCGGTCACGCTTGCCGGCTCGGTGGTGCTGTCCGGCCTGATTGCGGTGACCATCACGCCGATGATGTCGGCGCGGCTCCTGAAGGCGGGCGCGCACGGCCGCTTCCAGCGCATCGTCGACGGCACATTCGGCCGGGTCGAGCGCGTCTATGAGCGCGCGGTCTCCGCCTCGCTCAGAAACCGGCCAGTGACGCTGATCATCGTCGTGGCGCTGGTCGCGCTCACCGGCTTCATGTTCACCAAGACCTCCACCGAGTTGGCGCCGGAAGAAGACCAGGGCTTCCTGCTCTCGTTGGTGACGGCGCCGCGCTATGCGACCTCGGACTACACCGAGACCTACGTCAACCAGATACTCGGCCTCGTGAAGGACATTCCGGAGACCAGGGCGCAGTTCTCGGCCGTCGCCTTCGGGGGCCAGACCAACAGCGCCTTCGTCGGCTTCGCCTTCAAGGATTGGGCCGACCGCAAGCGCAGTTCGAAAGAGCTGCAGGCCGACATTACCGGCCGGCTCGCCAAGGTGGCAGGCGTCCAGGCCTTCGTTTTCGCGCCGCCGACGCTGCCGGGCTCCGGCGGTGGCTTGCCTATCTCCATGGTGGTGCGCTCGACCGGCGATCCCTCCGAGGTCTTCGACGAGGCCGAGAAGATCAAGAACAAGGCGCAGGCTTCCGGTCGCTTCATCGTCGTGCAGAACTCGATGGCCTATGACGCGCCGCAGGTGACCGTGACCATCGACCGTGAGCGCGCGGCGGCGTTGAACCTGCCGATCGCCGATATCGGCAGCACGCTGACCCTTTTGGTCGGCGGCGCCGAGGTGGCGCAGTTCGACCGCGACTCCAACAGCTACGACATCATCCCGCAGGTGCCGCAGGAGTTCCGCGACAATCCGGACAAGCTAGGCGAATATTTCGTGCGCAGTGTCGACGGCAAGATGGTGCCGCTGTCTGCGGTGGTGAGGATCTCGACCAACGCCTCGCCGGCGGCGATCGAGCAATTCAACCAGTTGAATTCAGCGACGATCACGGCCCTGCCGCTGCCCGGTGTGACCACCGGCGACGGGCTGAAGGTGCTGGAGGACCTTGCCAGGGAAACGCTGCCCGACACCTTCTTCGTCGACTATTCCGGGCAGTCGCGGCAGGAAAAGGAACAGGGTAACACCATCCTGATCGCCTTCGCGGCCGCCGTGATCGTCATCTATCTGGTGCTGGCCGCGCAATTCGAGAGCTTCCGCGATCCACTGATCATCATGATGGCTGTGCCACTCTCGATCTTCGGCGCGATCGTTCCGCTCAACATCGGGCTGGGTACACTCAACATATACACGCAGGTCGGGCTGATCACGCTGATCGGCCTCATCACCAAGCACGGCATCCTTCTTGTGGAATTCGCCAACCAGCAGCGCGAGATCCACGGCATGCGGCGGCGCGATGCCATCATCGCCTCGGCCAAGGTGCGCCTGCGACCGATCCTGATGACGACGGCGGCGATGGCGCTCGGTGTCGTGCCGCTGATCATCTCCAGCGGCGCCGGCGCCGCGGCCCGCTACTCGATGGGTCTCGTCATCTTCACCGGCATCCTGGTCGGCACCATGTTCACGCTGTTCGTCGTGCCGATGTTCTACACCTTCATCGCCAGCAAGGATCTGCCGCATCTCGCCGAGAAGCCGGATCCGAAGCTGATGCCGGCGCTCCCAACTTAA
- a CDS encoding efflux RND transporter periplasmic adaptor subunit: protein MKRFFIITGILLLLVVACVGIVGFNLFRDNAIKQFFATMKPPAATVSTVVVKPSDWTPGVEAIGTVNAVRGVDLTVETAGIVKDILFHANQKVAADAVLLQLDDAVEKADLVAQKAQAASDQAALTRALELQRRGVGTDATLDAARAAADASAAQVNKLQAVLDQKQLAAPFNGTVGIPRIDIGQYLAPGNSVVTLQDLDTMRVDFTVPEQQLPLLKIGQTVRIGGSVADMPFAGSIRGIDPKIDPASRLVSIRGEVANPEGKLTPGQFVQIRVELPEESNVISVPQTAVTSSLYGDFVFVVVPAKPADGGAGAPAKPEQQKAGAQKPAGDAAKPQADASKPASDAAKPADNAAKPADNAQKPAEAGQQPALVLSQVFVKLGRRNNGMVEIVEGLKAGDQVVTAGQNRLFNGMPVAVDNTIDPSKSANKEVQQ from the coding sequence GTGAAGCGCTTCTTCATCATCACCGGAATCCTGCTGCTGCTTGTCGTGGCGTGCGTGGGAATCGTCGGTTTCAACCTGTTTCGCGACAATGCGATCAAGCAGTTTTTCGCCACCATGAAGCCGCCGGCCGCGACCGTCTCGACCGTCGTGGTGAAGCCGTCGGACTGGACGCCCGGCGTCGAGGCGATCGGCACCGTCAACGCCGTGCGCGGCGTCGACCTGACCGTCGAGACGGCCGGCATCGTCAAGGACATCCTCTTCCACGCCAACCAGAAGGTCGCGGCCGACGCCGTGCTGCTGCAGCTCGACGACGCCGTCGAGAAGGCCGATCTGGTGGCGCAGAAGGCGCAGGCCGCCTCCGACCAGGCGGCGTTGACCCGCGCGCTCGAATTGCAGCGGCGCGGCGTCGGCACCGACGCGACGCTCGATGCCGCGCGCGCGGCGGCGGACGCTTCGGCCGCGCAGGTGAACAAGCTGCAGGCCGTGCTCGACCAGAAGCAATTGGCCGCCCCCTTCAACGGAACGGTCGGCATTCCGAGGATCGACATCGGCCAATATCTGGCCCCAGGCAACTCGGTGGTGACCCTCCAGGATCTGGACACGATGCGGGTCGACTTCACCGTGCCCGAGCAGCAGCTCCCATTGCTGAAGATCGGCCAGACGGTGCGGATCGGCGGCAGCGTGGCCGACATGCCCTTTGCCGGCTCCATTCGCGGCATCGATCCCAAGATCGACCCGGCGAGCCGGCTGGTGTCGATCCGCGGCGAGGTTGCCAATCCGGAGGGCAAGCTGACGCCTGGCCAGTTCGTGCAGATCCGCGTCGAGCTGCCGGAGGAAAGCAACGTCATCTCGGTGCCGCAGACGGCAGTGACGTCAAGCCTGTACGGCGACTTTGTTTTCGTCGTCGTGCCGGCGAAGCCTGCTGACGGCGGCGCTGGCGCGCCGGCGAAACCGGAACAGCAGAAAGCCGGCGCGCAGAAGCCTGCCGGCGATGCCGCCAAGCCGCAAGCCGATGCCTCCAAGCCGGCCTCCGATGCGGCAAAGCCCGCCGACAACGCCGCAAAACCGGCTGACAACGCCCAGAAGCCGGCCGAAGCCGGGCAGCAGCCGGCGCTCGTTCTGTCGCAGGTGTTCGTCAAGCTCGGCCGCCGCAACAACGGCATGGTCGAGATCGTCGAGGGCCTGAAGGCCGGCGACCAGGTCGTCACCGCCGGCCAGAACCGGCTCTTCAACGGCATGCCCGTTGCCGTCGACAACACCATCGATCCCAGCAAATCGGCGAACAAAGAGGTTCAGCAATGA
- a CDS encoding TetR family transcriptional regulator — translation MKARRANSRDRILAAAADVAREAGPGSLSLDAVASRAGVSKGGLLYNFPTKAKLMQGLVENYLNAFEQALEERVAEASDESVLAAYIRLSADDCEKPKPSASWMFSAIAEDPDFLTPIKAFKRQLFERLKGETDDLGSLLVCFLAIEGLRSMNLFDSDVLTEDEHKLLVAALLNIAG, via the coding sequence ATGAAGGCTCGCAGGGCAAACTCGCGCGACAGAATATTGGCCGCCGCCGCCGACGTGGCGCGCGAGGCGGGTCCCGGAAGCCTGTCGCTCGACGCCGTTGCCAGCCGCGCCGGTGTCTCCAAGGGCGGCCTGCTCTACAATTTCCCGACCAAGGCCAAGCTGATGCAGGGGCTGGTCGAGAACTACCTCAATGCTTTCGAACAAGCGCTCGAAGAACGCGTGGCCGAGGCCAGCGACGAGAGCGTGCTCGCGGCCTACATACGGCTCTCGGCCGATGATTGCGAGAAGCCAAAGCCTTCGGCTTCCTGGATGTTTTCCGCGATCGCGGAGGATCCGGATTTCCTGACGCCGATAAAGGCGTTCAAGCGGCAGCTTTTCGAAAGGCTGAAAGGCGAAACGGACGACCTCGGCTCGCTGCTGGTCTGTTTCCTCGCCATCGAAGGACTGCGCAGCATGAATCTCTTCGATTCCGATGTGCTTACCGAGGATGAGCACAAGCTTCTGGTGGCGGCGCTCCTGAACATAGCCGGAT